The Deltaproteobacteria bacterium nucleotide sequence ACGGCCATGTTCAGGTCAAAGGGAAGAAACGTGGTGCCGCTCAGGTATCGTATGACCCTTCCTTCTTTCGAGAGGACGACAAGCGTCACGGGGTGGGTAAACATCCCGTTTTCCTCTCTCTTGAAGGAAAAACCGACGGAATCGGTCAATGTCTCTATGGTTTCCCCCTTCCCCGTGAGAAACGGCCACTCGTCTTCAGGAAAGGGTTTGCCGATGGACTGGAGGTACCCTTTCTTTCTCTCCGCAGCCACGGCAGGCGTGTCATGTTCGTCAAAGCTCACCGTTATCACGTTGAAGTCTTCTCCCGGTTTCAGGTCCGTTTCCCCGAGCAGTTCCGCCAGTCCGAAGAGCAGCATCGGACATGCGTGTTTGCAGCTCAGGTAGACCAGGGAAATCACCGTGGGCCTGTCGACCATGTCCCGCAGGACGACTTCGTTTCCCCTGTCGTCGGTAAAGGTCAGGCCAAGGGGCACGTAGTTCCCCAGCCTCTGGAATACCGCCACCTTTCCCGCGGACACCTCCCCCGGCGGGCTCTTTTCCGCCAACAGGCCGTGGCGCCCGGGGCCGAATAGAAGCAGGATCGTAACGAGTAGGATTATTTTCTTCTGCCGGTTCACGGTGTCCATTGTACTATCTGGTTGTGGAAAAAAAAGGTGTTTTTAAACGCCCGGCGCACTCCCGGAGGGTTTCTTGCCGGTTCTTAACATGGTTTGGCTGCCCTCCGGGCAAACCGGTTTTCCTGCCGGGGAAGATCCCCCGCTCTCTATCTGCGCCTGACTAATAATGTACCACAGTTGCTGTCGGGCGCGACGTGTGATCATTCCCCCCCCCCCGTAATTTTATCCGTGCTTCTTGTCTCTGCAAGGGAGCGGAAAAAATGATGAATCCGGGAAAAATTCTCATATATCTCATAAAGGAAGGAAAGATGAAGGAATGTTGAGCAGGTTCCCCGGGGGCGGCCAGAAAAAATTTACCCCACCGGGTTCGATAACGACCACCGGAGAGAGACGGTGAAGGAGAAAAAGGTTTACGGCGGGAGGGGGAACATCCCGCCGGCAAGCAATCCGGAGAAGGCCGACAGGGTGAGGGGGGCGCTCGTCCTGGTATCTGCGCTGATCGTTGCCTTCGGCGTTGGATTTTCTGGCCTGGAAACCGTTACCGAAGGACGCGTGATAGACAGGCAGCCATTCACGAAAATGGTTTACTCCGACACCGGGTCGCCGCAGGCAGAGGTTTTAGAGATTGTCAGCGAGGCGGTCAGGGAGGTTACCGCGTACAACGTCGGCGTGGTGGCCCAGACCGATGATCGCCCCTGCATCGGTGCCACGGGCGACGACCTCTGCGAGATGATTTTTTCGGGAGATCGGATCTGCGCTTCCAATGGCTTCCCCCTGGGCACGAGGCTCCTCATCGAAAATTACGGCGAGTGCCGGGTCCTCGACAGGATGAACAGGCGCTACCGGAACAGGGTTGACATTGCGATGGGCCCTGACGAGGTGCAAAGGGCCATCGATTTCGGGATACAACGTTTGCGGATCGCTGTCCTCGAAGAGGTTGAGTGAGCCGACGGGAATCCTTCCACGAGGATCCTAAAAACCCCCTGCCGCTTCAGAGAACCGAATTCCCCCCCGGTTAAAGGAATGGGATGATTATGCCGATGTAAACTGCAGGAAGCAGAGGGTAGAGGTTTCGAATATGGACTATACCTACTGTCACCAT carries:
- a CDS encoding SCO family protein; amino-acid sequence: MDTVNRQKKIILLVTILLLFGPGRHGLLAEKSPPGEVSAGKVAVFQRLGNYVPLGLTFTDDRGNEVVLRDMVDRPTVISLVYLSCKHACPMLLFGLAELLGETDLKPGEDFNVITVSFDEHDTPAVAAERKKGYLQSIGKPFPEDEWPFLTGKGETIETLTDSVGFSFKREENGMFTHPVTLVVLSKEGRVIRYLSGTTFLPFDLNMAVLEASEGRIGSIVKRAMLYCFSYDPAGKKYVLDILKVVGIVTILCAASFVTFLVVTGKKYRNRTR